A genomic window from Fusarium falciforme chromosome 2, complete sequence includes:
- a CDS encoding Transmembrane 9 superfamily member — MHFRDFAPSTALLTSLLAVPQLASAFYLPGVAPTTYKDGDKVPLYVNSIKPVAAPQDARLHSVVSYDYYHPAFQFCQPEGGPQYVSESLGSILFGDRIMTSPFELIMGKNETCKPLCETTYPEKSITFVKSRIEQGYSLNWLVDGLPAGQQIKDQLTGTTFYSSGFLLGQDDESDNILFNNHYEIWVEYHEVNNDASQRRVVGVVVEPSSKEYGGKADCGNHQPIVFNGKEKTVAFSYSVYWRKSDTAWATRWDKYLHVFDPKIHWFWLIDTAIIVVILVLTVMSILVRALKKDIARYNRLDQIDLDDFGGTSVVEDGVQEDSGWKLVHGDVFRPPPRPLLLSILAGNGVQLFCMTGCTILFALLGFLSPSNRGSLGTIMILLYTVLGFVGGYVSARTYKAWQGEAWKLNIALTPLLVPGIVFSCFFLLDLFLWAKQSSGAVPFTTMLVLVAIWFIISIPLSVAGSWLGFRAPGFEPPVRTNQIPRQIPPVSTYLKPIPSMLIVGLLPFGAIFVELYFIISSIWFSRIYYMFGFLFLCYGLMIVVCAAVTILMVYFLLCSENYNWQWRSFLAAGMSGGYIFLNCLLYLVTKVKLGGLAGTVLYIGYSALISFLFFILAGSIGYFASWWFVRKIYSSIKID, encoded by the exons ATGCATTTCAGAGACTTTGCGCCTTCAACGGCGCTTCTTACCTCGCTCCTAGCGGTTCCCCAGctggcctcggccttctACCTCCCCGGTGTCGCCCCGACCACGTACAAGGACGGAGACAAGGTCCCTCTCTACGTCAACAGCATCAAGCCCGTCGCCGCGCCTCAAGATGCTCGCCTGCACTCGGTTGTCTCGTACGACTACTATCATCCCGCGTTCCAATTTTGCCAGCCCGAAGGTGGACCTCAATATGTGTCAGAGAGTCTAGGCAGCATTCTCTTCGGAGACCGAATCATGACCTCCCCCTTCGAGCTTATCATGGGCAAGAACGAGACCTGCAAGCCCCTTTGCGAGACGACGTACCCCGAAAAGTCCATCACCTTCGTCAAGAGCCGCATCGAGCAGGGTTACAGCTTGAACTGGCTGGTCGACGGTCTCCCTGCTGGTCAGCAGATTAAGGACCAGTTGACGGGCACTACTTTTTACAGCTCTGGCTTCTTGCTCGGCCAGGACGACGAGAGCGACAACatcctcttcaacaaccACTACGAGATCTGGGTCGAGTACCACGAGGTTAACAACGATGCTAGCCAGCGCCGTGTTGTCGGCGTTGTCGTGGAGCCCAGCTCCAAGGAGTACGGAGGCAAGGCGGACTGTGGTAACCACCAGCCCATTGTGTTCAATGGCAAGGAGAAAACGGTTGCCTTCAGCTACAGTGTTTACTGGCGCAAGTCTGATACCGCCTGGGCTACGCGTTGGGACAAGTATTTGCACGTCTTCGACCCCAAGATTCACTGGTTCTGGCTTATCGACACTGCTATTattgtcgtcatcctcgtttTGACTGTCATGTCGATCCTGGTTCGAGCCCTCAAGAAGGACATTGCGCGTTATAACCGACTTGATCAGATCGACCTCGACGATTTTGGTGGCACCTCGGTCGTCGAGGATGGTGTTCAGGAGGATTCTGGCTGGAAGCTGGTTCATGGCGATGTCTTCCGAccccctcctcgccctcttctCCTGTCCATCCTTGCGGGTAACGGTGTTCAGCTGTTCTGCATGACGGGCTGCACTATTCTGTTTGCCCTGCTTGGATTCCTGTCTCCCTCCAACCGTGGCTCTCTCGGCACCATCATGATTCTCCTCTACACTGTCCTTGGCTTCGTTGGTGGCTACGTCTCGGCCCGAACTTACAAGGCCTGGCAGGGTGAGGCTTGGAAGCTCAACATCGCCTTGACTCCTCTCCTGGTTCCCGGAATCGTCTTTTCCTGCTTCTTCCTTCTGGACCTCTTCCTTTGGGCTAAGCAGTCATCGGGTGCGGTTCCTTTCACCACCATGCTTGTTCTCGTCGCCATCTggttcatcatctccatccctCTATCGGTTGCTGGCTCCTGGCTTGGTTTCCGCGCCCCTGGTTTTGAGCCCCCTGTCCGCACCAACCAGATTCCTCGACAGATTCCTCCTGTGAGCACCTATCTCAAGCCCATTCCCAGCATGCTCATCGTGGGTCTCCTTCCCTTCGGTGCCATCTTTGTCGAGCTGTACTTCATCATCAGCTCTATCTGGTTCAGCAGGATTTACTATATGTTCGGTTTCCTGTTCCTTTGCTATGGTCTCATGATTGTCGTTTGCGCCGCCGTCACCATTCTGATGGTCTACTTCCTGCTTTGCTCGGAGAACTATAACTGGCAGTGGAGGTCTTTCCTCGCTGCCGGCATGAGCGGTGGCTACATCTTCCTCAACTGCCTGCTGTACCTTGTCACCAAGGTCAAGCTGGGCGGTCTTGCTGGTACTGTTCTCTACATCGGCTACAGTGCCCTCATCTCGTTCCTCTTCTTTATCCTTGCTG GCTCCATTGGCTACTTTGCAAGCTGGTGGTTTGTCCGCAAGATTTACTCCTCCATCAAGATCGACTAA